In Pseudomonas sp. ADAK18, a single window of DNA contains:
- a CDS encoding MarR family winged helix-turn-helix transcriptional regulator produces the protein MPDSYVFSEQVGHLLRKAYQRHLAIFQQNVGDSQLTAVQFVTLCALRDHGASSLTELVKATAVDQATIRGIVERLKARELISLEPDPQDKRKVVVDLSESGAALVQQTVPCAAQITELTLSNLNPAERVAVLFLLRKMIDDPVTP, from the coding sequence GTGCCTGATTCCTACGTTTTCTCTGAACAAGTTGGCCACCTGCTGCGCAAGGCCTATCAGCGCCACCTGGCGATTTTTCAGCAGAATGTCGGCGACTCCCAGCTCACTGCCGTGCAGTTCGTCACACTGTGTGCGTTGCGCGATCATGGTGCAAGTTCGTTGACGGAGTTGGTGAAGGCCACCGCCGTCGACCAGGCGACCATCCGTGGCATCGTCGAGCGCCTCAAGGCTCGAGAGCTGATTAGCCTTGAGCCGGATCCCCAGGACAAGCGCAAAGTGGTGGTCGATCTGTCGGAGTCCGGCGCCGCTCTGGTGCAGCAAACTGTGCCTTGCGCTGCACAGATTACCGAATTGACCCTGAGCAACCTCAACCCCGCCGAGCGCGTGGCGGTGCTGTTTTTGCTGCGCAAGATGATTGACGACCCCGTTACCCCCTGA
- a CDS encoding 2,5-dihydroxypyridine 5,6-dioxygenase — protein MPVSDCELTQMFEHVLKLSKVDPTQSVAVLKSHYSDPRTVRAAMDAAQRLGAKVYAVELPSFNHPKAMGNDMTAYCGDTALTGNIAAQRALEAADLIVDTMMLLHSPEQEQILKTGTRILLAVEPPEVLARMLPTEEDKVRVLAAEQVLKKARSIHVKSRAGSDFRAALGQYPSVTEYGFADEPGRWDHWPSGFLFSWPNEETAEGVLVLDIGDILLPFKTYAREKITLEIEKGFITRIHGGFEAEYLRDYMKYFNDPEVYGISHIGWGLQPRAQWTAMGLHDKNDGMCMDARAFYGNFLFSTGPNTEVGGTRKTPCHMDIPLRNCDVYLDDEAVVMGGDVVAPQASLAR, from the coding sequence ATGCCGGTAAGTGATTGCGAACTGACCCAGATGTTCGAGCACGTGTTGAAGCTGTCGAAGGTCGATCCGACCCAGAGTGTCGCCGTGCTCAAGAGCCATTATTCCGACCCGCGCACTGTGCGCGCCGCGATGGATGCGGCGCAGCGGCTAGGGGCCAAGGTGTATGCCGTGGAGCTACCGTCGTTCAACCACCCCAAGGCCATGGGCAATGACATGACGGCTTACTGCGGCGACACCGCGCTCACCGGCAATATTGCGGCGCAACGGGCGTTGGAAGCGGCGGACCTGATTGTCGATACGATGATGTTGCTGCACTCACCGGAGCAGGAGCAGATCCTCAAGACCGGCACGCGTATTCTGCTGGCCGTGGAGCCGCCGGAAGTGCTGGCGCGGATGCTGCCTACCGAGGAAGACAAGGTGCGCGTGCTGGCCGCCGAACAGGTACTGAAAAAGGCTCGCTCGATCCACGTCAAATCCCGCGCCGGCAGCGATTTCCGGGCGGCCCTAGGGCAGTATCCGTCCGTGACCGAGTACGGTTTTGCCGATGAACCCGGACGTTGGGACCACTGGCCCAGCGGCTTCCTGTTTTCCTGGCCCAATGAAGAAACCGCCGAAGGCGTGCTGGTGTTGGACATCGGTGACATTCTGCTGCCGTTCAAGACCTACGCCCGAGAGAAGATCACCCTGGAGATCGAGAAAGGCTTTATCACCAGGATCCACGGTGGTTTCGAGGCCGAATACCTGCGTGATTACATGAAGTACTTCAATGATCCCGAGGTGTACGGCATTTCGCATATCGGTTGGGGGTTGCAGCCGCGTGCGCAGTGGACAGCCATGGGCTTGCACGACAAGAACGACGGCATGTGCATGGATGCCCGGGCGTTTTACGGCAACTTCCTGTTTTCCACCGGGCCGAATACCGAGGTGGGCGGGACGCGCAAGACGCCGTGCCATATGGACATTCCGCTGCGCAATTGCGATGTGTACCTGGATGATGAGGCGGTGGTGATGGGGGGGGATGTGGTGGCGCCGCAAGCTTCCCTGGCACGCTGA
- a CDS encoding FAD-dependent monooxygenase encodes MPSTQKIAIVGAGLGGAAAATLLQQAGFDVDIYEQAPEFSRLGAGIHMGPNIMKIFRRMGIEKQLDLMGSHPDFWFSRDGQTGDYLSRIPLKDYGASYITVHRGDLHALQMSTIKPDTVHFNKRLETLEETDTQVRLTFADGEVTYADIVIGADGINSRIREELLGAEKPLYSGWVAHRALIRGDQLAKYDLKFEDCIKWWTEDRHMMVYYTTGKRDEYYYVTGVPHPEWDFQGAFVDSSREEMFEAFQGYHPTVQALIESTESVTKWPLRNRNPLPLWSRGRLVLLGDACHPMKPHMAQGAGMAIEDAAMLTRCLQEVGLSDYRTAFELYEANRKERASRVQAVSNANTWLRTQEDPAWVYGYDLYAQPLKSGVAA; translated from the coding sequence ATGCCAAGCACACAAAAAATCGCAATCGTCGGCGCCGGACTGGGCGGTGCCGCCGCTGCCACCCTGCTGCAACAAGCCGGTTTCGACGTGGACATCTACGAGCAGGCCCCGGAGTTTTCCCGCCTGGGCGCCGGGATCCATATGGGTCCCAACATCATGAAAATCTTCCGCCGCATGGGCATTGAAAAGCAGTTGGACCTGATGGGTTCCCACCCAGACTTCTGGTTCAGTCGCGACGGCCAGACCGGCGATTACTTGTCACGCATCCCACTGAAAGACTACGGCGCCTCTTACATCACCGTGCACCGGGGTGACCTGCACGCGTTGCAGATGTCGACCATCAAGCCGGACACCGTGCACTTCAACAAACGCCTGGAAACCCTAGAAGAAACCGACACCCAGGTACGCCTGACCTTCGCCGATGGTGAGGTGACCTACGCCGACATCGTGATCGGTGCCGACGGCATCAACTCGCGCATTCGTGAAGAGTTGCTCGGTGCGGAAAAACCGCTGTACAGCGGCTGGGTCGCCCACCGCGCGTTGATCCGTGGCGATCAACTGGCCAAGTACGATTTGAAGTTTGAAGACTGCATCAAGTGGTGGACCGAAGACCGGCACATGATGGTCTACTACACCACCGGCAAGCGCGACGAGTACTACTACGTCACCGGCGTGCCACACCCGGAGTGGGACTTCCAGGGCGCTTTCGTCGACAGCAGTCGCGAAGAGATGTTCGAGGCGTTCCAGGGCTATCACCCCACTGTGCAGGCGCTGATCGAATCCACTGAAAGCGTGACCAAATGGCCGCTGCGCAACCGCAATCCGTTACCGCTGTGGAGCCGTGGTCGCCTGGTGTTGCTGGGCGACGCCTGCCATCCGATGAAACCACACATGGCCCAGGGCGCCGGCATGGCCATCGAAGACGCAGCGATGCTGACCCGCTGCTTGCAGGAAGTCGGCCTGAGCGACTACCGCACCGCGTTCGAACTCTATGAAGCCAACCGCAAGGAGCGCGCCTCCCGTGTCCAGGCCGTGTCCAACGCCAACACCTGGCTGCGCACCCAGGAAGATCCGGCCTGGGTCTACGGCTATGACCTCTACGCCCAACCACTGAAATCGGGGGTGGCGGCGTGA